From one Paenibacillus terrae HPL-003 genomic stretch:
- a CDS encoding class F sortase — MLLILLGSTSCSSSAEPQGSSHANFSNTPAKPEIHQAKTTKPLPLKSKPFQGIIPRKIDIPTVRIHSIIEPVTYLENGQMGVPGNTNRVGYLSTGILPGAAGNAIMDGHVDTYTGPAVFYPLKKLKGGDFVYVTGDDGCKLQFVVESVKFYLTSEAPIQTIFGPTEEHRLNLITCAGRYSRSKKEHEGRLVVFTKLTHMNSACKKITVQNKDNSKNNPIIFKENE, encoded by the coding sequence GTGCTATTGATTTTGCTGGGCAGTACGAGCTGTTCATCTTCGGCTGAGCCTCAAGGCAGCTCCCATGCTAACTTCAGCAACACCCCGGCTAAGCCTGAAATTCACCAAGCTAAAACGACGAAACCCTTACCACTTAAAAGTAAGCCTTTTCAAGGGATCATTCCACGTAAAATCGATATTCCTACGGTTCGTATTCATTCGATTATAGAACCGGTAACCTATTTAGAAAATGGCCAAATGGGCGTTCCGGGCAACACGAATCGAGTAGGTTATTTATCTACCGGTATATTACCAGGAGCGGCAGGTAATGCAATTATGGATGGTCATGTTGATACATACACAGGCCCGGCAGTTTTTTATCCTCTTAAAAAACTGAAAGGGGGGGATTTTGTGTATGTGACTGGCGATGACGGTTGTAAGCTACAGTTTGTTGTGGAGTCGGTAAAATTTTACTTAACCTCCGAAGCACCGATTCAAACCATTTTTGGCCCTACAGAAGAGCATCGTTTAAACTTGATTACCTGTGCCGGACGCTACAGTCGAAGCAAGAAGGAGCATGAAGGAAGGCTGGTCGTCTTTACCAAATTAACACACATGAATTCAGCCTGTAAGAAAATTACAGTTCAAAACAAGGACAATTCCAAAAACAACCCAATTATTTTCAAGGAGAATGAATAA
- a CDS encoding polysaccharide deacetylase family protein, with protein MKYNRLLSASIVVSLFCASFCATPYTEAASYSSPAPTKGRAYYEERGDIVWEVPTQRKVIALTFDDGPDESKTPAILDLLKQYDAKATFFVVGSRVEKLPDIVKRERKEGHEVGNHTFHHPSFHNISRNKALSEMDQGQASIVQATGAETQLFRPPGGSYTDSLVKLSKEKGLKIILWSWHQDTLDWRKPGVHRIANKVLRNARNGDIVLMHDYVYKSTQTVEALKIILPELKKRGFTFVTVSELLANRETPEGLIEVTK; from the coding sequence ATGAAATATAACCGATTACTGTCTGCAAGTATCGTTGTTTCGTTGTTCTGTGCCAGCTTTTGCGCCACACCCTATACCGAGGCCGCCTCGTACTCATCCCCTGCACCAACAAAGGGTAGAGCCTATTATGAAGAACGTGGCGACATTGTATGGGAAGTTCCTACCCAGCGTAAGGTGATTGCCCTCACATTTGACGACGGACCGGATGAAAGCAAAACGCCAGCCATTCTGGATTTGCTCAAGCAATATGACGCCAAAGCGACCTTCTTTGTCGTCGGCAGCCGTGTAGAAAAACTCCCTGACATTGTCAAACGGGAACGAAAAGAAGGCCATGAGGTTGGCAACCATACCTTCCATCATCCATCCTTCCATAATATTTCCCGTAACAAAGCTCTGTCTGAAATGGATCAGGGCCAAGCCAGCATCGTTCAAGCAACAGGGGCAGAAACCCAACTTTTCCGTCCACCGGGTGGTTCCTATACCGACTCGCTCGTCAAACTATCTAAAGAAAAAGGGCTTAAAATCATTTTATGGTCCTGGCATCAGGACACCCTGGATTGGCGCAAACCCGGTGTACACCGCATTGCCAATAAGGTACTTCGCAATGCTCGCAACGGCGATATTGTCCTCATGCACGATTATGTATATAAAAGTACGCAAACCGTTGAAGCCCTCAAAATCATTTTACCTGAGCTGAAAAAAAGAGGCTTTACCTTTGTCACCGTATCCGAACTGCTTGCCAATCGTGAGACTCCCGAAGGACTTATTGAGGTGACTAAATGA